One region of Pogona vitticeps strain Pit_001003342236 chromosome 1, PviZW2.1, whole genome shotgun sequence genomic DNA includes:
- the LOC110071970 gene encoding pantetheinase isoform X2 has product MTVAEKLAVIRERCNNNSVRAPAMVSFLSSWRVFIFILEMGLGAFALDKYTAAVYEHSVILAESTTKPVSSEEALKLMNKNMDILEEAIKMAAKQGAHIIVTPEDGIYGFSFTRETLYPYLEDIPDPQVNWIPCTEPERFGPAPVLVRLSCLASDNAIYVVANMGDKKPCNFTDPDCPSDGRYQYNTDVAFDSQGKLVARYHKLNLFMIEQLHFDAPKEPELVTFNTTFGKFGLFTCFDILFHDPAVVLVSNLHVDTIIFPTAWINVLPHLTAIEFHSAWAMGMRVNVLASNTHLRSRNMTGSGIYAPDGPTAFHYDAKSENGHLLVAELDSRPSLSPTYLSALNWSLFATTIKPFSEEPNFTGIVFFDEYTFSELTKEAGNLTVCQKSLCCHLSYRMTEQQEDERYVLGAFDGLHTVEGEYYLQVCTLLKCGSTDLQTCGQPVTAAYTQFDYFSLSGTFSTNYVLPEVLLSGVQLAPGEFQVLSDGRLVSLKRTSQPVLTVTLFGRWFEKDPPHPYTHSRIL; this is encoded by the exons ATGACAGTGGCTGAAAAACTGGCGGTAATAAGAGAAAGGTGTAATAATAATTCAG TCAGAGCTCCAGCAATGGTGTCCTTTCTGTCTTCATGGCGTGTCTTTATTTTCATTCTGGAGATGGGCCTGGGAGCCTTTGCCTTGGACAAGTACACTGCAGCAGTATACGAGCATTCAGTCATATTGGCAGAAAGCACTACAAAGCCAGTTTCTTCTGAAGAGGCTTTAAAACTGATGAACAAAAACATGGATATTTTAGAAGAGGCCATCAAAATGGCAGCAAAGCAG GGTGCACACATCATTGTAACCCCTGAAGATGGTATATATGGTTTTTCCTTCACAAGAGAAACACTTTATCCGTATCTTGAGGATATTCCAGATCCACAAGTCAACTGGATTCCTTGTACTGAGCCAGAAAG ATTTGGGCCTGCCCCAGTGCTAGTAAGGCTGAGTTGTCTGGCAAGTGACAACGCTATTTATGTGGTTGCCAACATGGGGGATAAGAAGCCATGCAATTTCACAGACCCTGACTGCCCTAGTGATGGCCGTTATCAGTACAACACAGATGTTGCCTTTGATTCACAAGGGAAACTGGTGGCACGTTACCACAAG CTCAATCTCTTTATGATAGAACAGCTGCACTTTGATGCCCCTAAAGAGCCTGAACTTGTGACTTTCAATACCACTTTTGGGAAATTTGGCCTTTTCACGTGCTTTGATATACTTTTTCATGATCCTGCTGTGGTACTGGTGAGCAATCTTCACGTGGATACCATCATTTTCCCTACTGCTTGGATAAATGTCCTTCCACATTTAACTGCAATCGAATTCCATTCTGCATGGGCTATGGGCATGCGTGTCAATGTTCTGGCATCTAATACTCATCTTCGTAGCAGGAACATGACAG GTAGTGGCATCTACGCACCAGATGGACCCACGGCATTTCATTATGATGCCAAATCAGAGAATGGGCATCTTCTGGTTGCAGAACTTGATTCccgtccatctctctctcctACCTACCTTTCTGCTCTTAACTGGAGTTTGTTTGCCACAACTATCAAGCCATTCTCAGAGGAACCTAATTTCACCGGAATCGTTTTCTTTGATGAATACACTTTCTCGGAGCTCACCAAAGAAGCCGGCAATCTGACAGTGTGCCAGAAAAGTCTGTGCTGCCACTTAAGCTACAGGATGACAGAACAGCAAGAAGATGAACGTTATGTCCTTGGGGCATTTGATGGCCTTCATACAGTTGAAGGAGAATATTACCTCCAG gtaTGTACACTGCTGAAGTGTGGAAGTACTGACCTCCAAACCTGTGGCCAGCCAGTGACTGCAGCTTACACCCAGTTTGATTATTTTTCCCTCAGTGGCACATTTAGCACAAACTATGTTCTCCCAGAAGTCCTGCTCAGTGGAGTCCAGTTGGCACCTGGAGAGTTTCAG GTTTTGAGTGATGGGCGACTCGTTAGTCTGAAGCGTACATCACAGCCAGTTTTAACTGTGACACTTTTTGGAAGGTGGTTTGAGAAGGATCCCCCACATCCATACACTCacagcaggattctctga
- the LOC110071970 gene encoding pantetheinase isoform X1: MRGKTKFKICSVWLDNEMFLSLRVRAPAMVSFLSSWRVFIFILEMGLGAFALDKYTAAVYEHSVILAESTTKPVSSEEALKLMNKNMDILEEAIKMAAKQGAHIIVTPEDGIYGFSFTRETLYPYLEDIPDPQVNWIPCTEPERFGPAPVLVRLSCLASDNAIYVVANMGDKKPCNFTDPDCPSDGRYQYNTDVAFDSQGKLVARYHKLNLFMIEQLHFDAPKEPELVTFNTTFGKFGLFTCFDILFHDPAVVLVSNLHVDTIIFPTAWINVLPHLTAIEFHSAWAMGMRVNVLASNTHLRSRNMTGSGIYAPDGPTAFHYDAKSENGHLLVAELDSRPSLSPTYLSALNWSLFATTIKPFSEEPNFTGIVFFDEYTFSELTKEAGNLTVCQKSLCCHLSYRMTEQQEDERYVLGAFDGLHTVEGEYYLQVCTLLKCGSTDLQTCGQPVTAAYTQFDYFSLSGTFSTNYVLPEVLLSGVQLAPGEFQVLSDGRLVSLKRTSQPVLTVTLFGRWFEKDPPHPYTHSRIL; this comes from the exons atgagaggaaaaacaaagtTTAAGATTTGCAGTGTATGGCTGgataatgaaatgtttttgtcCTTGAGAG TCAGAGCTCCAGCAATGGTGTCCTTTCTGTCTTCATGGCGTGTCTTTATTTTCATTCTGGAGATGGGCCTGGGAGCCTTTGCCTTGGACAAGTACACTGCAGCAGTATACGAGCATTCAGTCATATTGGCAGAAAGCACTACAAAGCCAGTTTCTTCTGAAGAGGCTTTAAAACTGATGAACAAAAACATGGATATTTTAGAAGAGGCCATCAAAATGGCAGCAAAGCAG GGTGCACACATCATTGTAACCCCTGAAGATGGTATATATGGTTTTTCCTTCACAAGAGAAACACTTTATCCGTATCTTGAGGATATTCCAGATCCACAAGTCAACTGGATTCCTTGTACTGAGCCAGAAAG ATTTGGGCCTGCCCCAGTGCTAGTAAGGCTGAGTTGTCTGGCAAGTGACAACGCTATTTATGTGGTTGCCAACATGGGGGATAAGAAGCCATGCAATTTCACAGACCCTGACTGCCCTAGTGATGGCCGTTATCAGTACAACACAGATGTTGCCTTTGATTCACAAGGGAAACTGGTGGCACGTTACCACAAG CTCAATCTCTTTATGATAGAACAGCTGCACTTTGATGCCCCTAAAGAGCCTGAACTTGTGACTTTCAATACCACTTTTGGGAAATTTGGCCTTTTCACGTGCTTTGATATACTTTTTCATGATCCTGCTGTGGTACTGGTGAGCAATCTTCACGTGGATACCATCATTTTCCCTACTGCTTGGATAAATGTCCTTCCACATTTAACTGCAATCGAATTCCATTCTGCATGGGCTATGGGCATGCGTGTCAATGTTCTGGCATCTAATACTCATCTTCGTAGCAGGAACATGACAG GTAGTGGCATCTACGCACCAGATGGACCCACGGCATTTCATTATGATGCCAAATCAGAGAATGGGCATCTTCTGGTTGCAGAACTTGATTCccgtccatctctctctcctACCTACCTTTCTGCTCTTAACTGGAGTTTGTTTGCCACAACTATCAAGCCATTCTCAGAGGAACCTAATTTCACCGGAATCGTTTTCTTTGATGAATACACTTTCTCGGAGCTCACCAAAGAAGCCGGCAATCTGACAGTGTGCCAGAAAAGTCTGTGCTGCCACTTAAGCTACAGGATGACAGAACAGCAAGAAGATGAACGTTATGTCCTTGGGGCATTTGATGGCCTTCATACAGTTGAAGGAGAATATTACCTCCAG gtaTGTACACTGCTGAAGTGTGGAAGTACTGACCTCCAAACCTGTGGCCAGCCAGTGACTGCAGCTTACACCCAGTTTGATTATTTTTCCCTCAGTGGCACATTTAGCACAAACTATGTTCTCCCAGAAGTCCTGCTCAGTGGAGTCCAGTTGGCACCTGGAGAGTTTCAG GTTTTGAGTGATGGGCGACTCGTTAGTCTGAAGCGTACATCACAGCCAGTTTTAACTGTGACACTTTTTGGAAGGTGGTTTGAGAAGGATCCCCCACATCCATACACTCacagcaggattctctga
- the LOC110082859 gene encoding trace amine-associated receptor 1-like, which translates to MCLHESEPSGKMQLCYESINSSCIKNSWSISMHIAMYTFMLCVILATVAGNLTVIISIAHFKQLHTPTNFLILSMATVDFLLGFFVMPYSMIRSVENCWYFGEFFCKFHTSVDIMLSTASIFHLSFISIDRYYSVCDPLRYKAKINTCVVLIMIVVSWIFSAMFGFGLIFLQLNMIGAKETFYKLIYCAGGCFVFFNETSGVVASVVSFYIPGFVMLCVYGKIYIVARRQAIAIKAVANQVQVRFEMERQISRSRERKAAKTLGTVVGVFLICWFPFFFCTATDPFMNYTTPPILIDALVWFGYLNSTLNPILYAYFYLWFRKALKMILLGKVFQHDSSRTQLLSE; encoded by the coding sequence ATGTGTTTGCATGAATCTGAACCTTCAGGAAAGATGCAGTTATGCTATGAATCCATCAACAGTTCTTGCATAAAAAACAGCTGGTCAATAAGCATGCATATTGCCATGTATACCTTCATGTTATGTGTGATCCTGGCCACTGTAGCTGGCAACTTGACTGTCATCATCTCAATAGCGCACTTCAAGCAACTCCACACACCCACCAATTTCCTCATCCTCTCTATGGCCACTGTGGATTTCCTCCTAGGATTCTTTGTCATGCCGTATAGCATGATCAGGTCAGTGGAGAACTGCTGGTATTTTGGAGAATTCTTCTGCAAATTCCACACCAGTGTCGATATCATGCTGAGCACAGCATCCATCTTCCACCTGTCATTTATCTCTATTGACCGCTACTATTCTGTGTGTGATCCTCTGCGATATAAAGCAAAGATAAACACTTGTGTTGTGTTAATCATGATTGTTGTGAGTTGGATATTCTCTGCCATGTTTGGCTTTGGACTGATCTTCTTGCAGTTGAACATGATCGGCGCAAAAGAGACATTCTACAAACTCATCTATTGTGCGGGAGGCTGCTTTGTATTCTTCAACGAAACTTCTGGGGTTGTGGCCTCTGTGGTTTCTTTTTACATCCCCGGATTTGTCATGTTATGTGTCTATGGGAAGATATACATTGTAGCCAGAAGGCAGGCCATAGCCATTAAAGCTGTTGCGAACCAAGTGCAAGTAAGATTTGAAATGGAGCGTCAGATTTCACGTAGTAGAGAAAGAAAGGCTGCCAAGACTTTAGGTACAGTGGTCGGAGTTTTTCTCATCTGTTGGTTCCCATTCTTCTTCTGCACTGCCACAGATCCCTTCATGAATTACACAACCCCGCCCATTCTCATTGATGCACTGGTTTGGTTTGGTTACTTGAACTCTACATTAAACCCCATTCTTTATGCATATTTTTACCTATGGTTTCGAAAGGCCTTGAAGATGATTTTACTGGGGAAGGTTTTTCAGCATGATTCATCCAGAACTCAACTACTTTCGGAGTGA